One region of Falsirhodobacter algicola genomic DNA includes:
- a CDS encoding DUF1190 domain-containing protein: MRKRSATVALTLMGAAFALSGCREDRTEASSFPDLASCRAEAEAGSLNFTPADCDAAFAQAQADHEETAPRYDALAVCEEEHGVGNCEQQAEAGGGFSFMPLLAGMMIGQMLGGRGIMSQPLVNTANGRFATPGGTSVASNNGRGAMNASAFQKAPATVGRPPMSQADVMRRGGFGSSGAARTSFGG; the protein is encoded by the coding sequence ATGCGCAAACGTTCCGCCACCGTGGCCCTGACGCTGATGGGCGCGGCCTTCGCCCTGTCCGGCTGCCGCGAGGACCGGACCGAGGCCTCGTCCTTCCCCGACCTCGCCTCGTGCCGGGCCGAGGCGGAGGCGGGCAGCCTGAACTTCACCCCCGCCGATTGCGACGCGGCCTTTGCCCAAGCGCAGGCCGACCACGAGGAGACGGCCCCCCGCTACGACGCGCTGGCCGTCTGCGAAGAGGAGCATGGCGTCGGCAATTGCGAGCAGCAGGCCGAGGCGGGCGGCGGCTTTTCCTTCATGCCGCTGCTGGCGGGGATGATGATCGGGCAGATGCTGGGCGGGCGCGGCATCATGAGCCAGCCGCTGGTGAACACCGCCAATGGCCGCTTCGCCACGCCCGGCGGCACCTCGGTCGCCTCCAACAACGGGCGGGGCGCGATGAACGCGTCGGCCTTCCAGAAGGCCCCTGCCACGGTGGGCCGCCCGCCGATGTCGCAGGCCGATGTGATGCGGCGGGGCGGCTTCGGTTCCTCCGGTGCCGCCCGCACCTCGTTCGGGGGCTAG
- the pxpB gene encoding 5-oxoprolinase subunit PxpB, whose product MHAAARSPRPAPPLFLPVGDQALSVQLSDRIDPDANARVIALAADLKADPCPGIVETVPTYRALLVRYDPTVIRGAALEEILAERLRRPAPEAAEGRLWRVPVHYGGPAALDLEALAEMKGMDPAALAALHAAPEYRVAMIGFAPGFAYLDGLDARLHAPRLPVPRQSVPAGAIGIGGQQASVNSVASPSGWRYIGATPMRLFDPDRDPAVLLTAGDRIRFEPVDFAMFLRLGARAEAGSPLITPEVEA is encoded by the coding sequence ATGCACGCCGCCGCCCGATCCCCCCGCCCTGCCCCGCCCCTGTTCCTGCCCGTCGGCGATCAGGCGCTGTCCGTCCAACTCTCGGACCGGATCGATCCGGATGCCAATGCCCGCGTGATCGCGCTGGCAGCGGATCTGAAGGCCGATCCCTGCCCGGGCATCGTGGAAACCGTGCCCACCTACCGCGCGCTCTTGGTGCGCTACGATCCCACCGTGATCCGCGGCGCGGCGCTGGAGGAGATTCTGGCCGAGCGTTTGCGGCGCCCCGCCCCGGAGGCCGCCGAAGGCCGCCTGTGGCGCGTGCCCGTCCATTACGGCGGGCCCGCCGCCCTCGATCTCGAGGCGCTGGCCGAGATGAAGGGGATGGACCCCGCCGCCCTTGCCGCCCTGCATGCCGCGCCCGAATACCGCGTGGCGATGATCGGCTTCGCGCCGGGCTTTGCCTATCTCGACGGGCTGGATGCGCGGCTGCACGCGCCGCGCCTGCCGGTGCCGCGCCAAAGCGTGCCCGCCGGGGCCATCGGCATCGGGGGGCAGCAAGCCAGCGTCAATTCCGTCGCCAGCCCGTCGGGATGGCGCTATATCGGCGCGACCCCGATGCGCCTGTTCGACCCGGACCGCGATCCCGCCGTACTCCTGACCGCCGGGGACCGCATCCGGTTCGAGCCGGTGGATTTTGCCATGTTCCTGCGCCTCGGCGCGCGGGCCGAGGCTGGAAGCCCCCTCATCACCCCCGAGGTGGAAGCATGA
- a CDS encoding glutathionylspermidine synthase family protein: MHKIALPERADLHAKAEEAGFSFLEMGGEPYWDETSAYAFTLEEVETRIEDPSSELHGMCRAAVERIVASEELMDRMGIPPGFRDLVATSWQRQEGELYGRMDLAYDGGDAKLLEYNADTPTSLYETAAFQWQWLEDQIAAGALPAGADQFNRLHEALAERFAAMFPPDHDIHFAAAAGHAEDYATVEALAWAAREGGMGAHYTDLGQIGLSAEGQFTDAEDRVIGTLFKLYPWEDIFADEFGAAIVPSGCRMIEPAWKALVSNKAILPVLWEMFEGHPNLLPAFFLDDVAGALRDGTGGSALLDRSRDALRTHVVKPFFSREGASVDIIEGGRPLETAHDRAYDQGAKIVQAYAPLPVFDGFRPVLGAWIVGEECVALGIREDRARITQDLSRFKPHFIAP; this comes from the coding sequence ATGCACAAGATCGCGCTTCCCGAACGGGCGGATTTGCACGCCAAGGCCGAAGAGGCGGGCTTTTCCTTCCTCGAGATGGGGGGCGAGCCCTATTGGGACGAAACCTCCGCCTATGCCTTCACGCTGGAGGAGGTGGAGACCCGGATCGAAGACCCGTCGAGCGAGCTGCATGGCATGTGCCGCGCGGCGGTGGAACGGATCGTCGCCTCGGAGGAATTGATGGACCGGATGGGCATCCCGCCCGGTTTCCGCGATCTGGTGGCCACGAGCTGGCAGCGGCAGGAGGGCGAGCTCTATGGCCGCATGGACCTCGCCTATGACGGGGGGGATGCGAAACTCCTGGAATACAATGCCGACACGCCGACCTCGCTCTATGAAACGGCGGCCTTCCAGTGGCAGTGGCTGGAGGATCAGATCGCGGCCGGTGCGTTGCCGGCGGGGGCGGATCAGTTCAACCGCCTGCACGAGGCGCTGGCCGAACGCTTCGCCGCGATGTTCCCGCCCGATCACGACATCCATTTCGCCGCCGCCGCCGGCCATGCCGAGGATTACGCCACCGTGGAGGCGCTGGCTTGGGCCGCGCGCGAGGGCGGGATGGGCGCGCATTACACCGACCTCGGCCAAATCGGCCTGTCCGCCGAGGGGCAGTTCACCGATGCCGAGGATCGGGTGATCGGCACGCTCTTCAAGCTCTATCCGTGGGAGGACATCTTCGCGGACGAATTCGGGGCCGCCATCGTCCCCTCGGGCTGCCGGATGATCGAACCGGCCTGGAAGGCGCTGGTGTCGAACAAGGCGATCCTGCCCGTGCTGTGGGAGATGTTCGAGGGCCATCCGAACCTTCTGCCGGCCTTCTTCCTTGATGATGTGGCGGGCGCGCTGCGGGATGGGACGGGCGGCTCGGCGCTGCTCGATCGGTCGCGCGATGCGCTGCGCACCCATGTGGTCAAACCGTTCTTTTCGCGCGAAGGCGCCTCTGTCGACATCATCGAAGGCGGGCGGCCGCTGGAAACCGCCCATGATCGCGCCTATGATCAGGGGGCGAAGATCGTGCAGGCCTATGCGCCGCTTCCGGTCTTCGACGGATTCCGCCCGGTGCTGGGGGCATGGATCGTGGGGGAGGAGTGCGTCGCCTTGGGCATCCGCGAGGATCGCGCCCGGATCACACAGGATCTGTCGCGCTTCAAGCCTCATTTCATCGCACCCTGA
- a CDS encoding DUF2934 domain-containing protein → MDREQDIRDRAHAIWESEGRPEGQHEAHWRRASAEIDEGAPEPGQTETMDESGAPVGIKG, encoded by the coding sequence ATGGACCGCGAACAGGACATCCGCGACCGCGCGCACGCCATCTGGGAAAGCGAAGGCCGCCCCGAGGGCCAGCACGAGGCCCATTGGCGCCGCGCCAGCGCCGAGATCGACGAAGGCGCCCCCGAACCCGGCCAGACCGAGACGATGGACGAATCTGGCGCGCCCGTCGGCATCAAGGGCTGA
- a CDS encoding calcium:proton antiporter: MSRFAETLREEWMLLPALLAGVAAFSAEEALLGAGAFAALAAAAVMIGAIIAVSVRVAHHAEVLAAKVGDPYGTMILTISAVVVEVLILVILMFGSGSPTLARDTIFSAVMLDINGILGLAALLGGWKFGEQAYNDDSGKTYGAMILTAVSIAMVVPEFVPRDRWQAYSVFTILAMITLYWVFLRNQIGQHSYFFNYSYPDKKRHAHRRLEEEPMAPSVILLVVGIVLIGGLAEVMSAFLTDGLEAVGAPLALAALIVATMSAAPEILTALRAALANRMQVVINIALGASLSTVILTVPVIEAISLFTGQPIVMAMTPVQTMLMFVTLVVAAINLNDGETNAIEGMTHFVLFATFLALSFLGIAAG, translated from the coding sequence ATGAGCCGATTTGCCGAGACGCTGCGCGAGGAATGGATGCTGCTGCCCGCGCTGCTGGCGGGGGTGGCGGCCTTTTCCGCCGAAGAGGCGCTCTTGGGCGCGGGGGCATTCGCCGCGCTTGCGGCCGCCGCCGTGATGATCGGCGCGATCATCGCCGTCTCGGTCCGCGTGGCTCACCATGCCGAGGTGCTGGCCGCCAAGGTCGGCGATCCCTACGGCACGATGATCCTCACCATCTCGGCGGTGGTGGTGGAGGTGCTGATCCTCGTGATCCTGATGTTCGGCTCCGGCTCGCCCACCCTTGCGCGCGATACGATCTTTTCGGCGGTGATGCTGGACATCAACGGCATCCTAGGGCTGGCCGCGCTCCTTGGCGGATGGAAGTTCGGCGAGCAGGCCTATAACGACGATTCCGGCAAGACCTATGGCGCGATGATCCTGACGGCGGTCAGCATCGCGATGGTCGTGCCCGAATTCGTGCCGCGCGACCGCTGGCAGGCCTATTCCGTCTTCACCATCCTTGCGATGATCACCCTCTATTGGGTGTTCCTGCGCAATCAGATCGGCCAGCACAGCTACTTCTTCAACTACAGCTATCCCGACAAGAAGCGCCACGCCCATCGGCGGCTGGAGGAGGAGCCGATGGCCCCCTCCGTCATCCTGCTGGTCGTCGGCATCGTGCTGATCGGCGGGCTGGCCGAGGTGATGTCGGCCTTCCTGACCGACGGGCTGGAGGCGGTGGGCGCGCCGCTGGCGCTGGCGGCGCTGATCGTGGCGACCATGTCCGCCGCCCCCGAGATCCTGACCGCGCTGCGCGCCGCACTGGCCAACCGGATGCAGGTCGTCATCAACATCGCGCTCGGGGCCTCGCTCTCCACGGTGATCCTGACCGTGCCGGTGATCGAGGCGATCTCGCTCTTCACCGGGCAGCCGATCGTGATGGCGATGACGCCGGTGCAGACGATGCTGATGTTCGTCACGCTCGTCGTCGCCGCCATCAACCTCAACGACGGAGAGACGAACGCGATCGAGGGGATGACCCATTTCGTCCTGTTCGCGACCTTCCTCGCGCTGTCCTTCCTCGGCATCGCGGCGGGCTGA
- a CDS encoding biotin-dependent carboxyltransferase family protein, protein MIEILRPAPLMTVQDRGRIGLRHAGVSPSGPMDAPALALANALVGNDPGAAGVEFAIGGAVLQAHAACRIAVTGGTFPLRIGGEARAPNQSHRVMAGQRIEIGIGGDAAWGYLGVSGGVDAPVVMGARAMHLRSGLGAPLAAGDELPLGPQVPGRTLAPFRPLPGRGEGPIRVVLGPQADSFSAEVIAHFLSQPFTVSHERDRMAMLLDGPSLPAAKGHDIVSDGTVAGSVQVPGSGRPLVLMAEGQTTGGYPKIATVIGADLPRLAQVPTGRAVRFHAVPRAMAEALWVAHLDALARTLHPLKVTIARRG, encoded by the coding sequence ATGATCGAGATCCTCCGCCCCGCCCCGCTGATGACCGTGCAAGACCGGGGCCGCATCGGCTTGCGCCATGCCGGGGTGTCCCCCTCCGGCCCGATGGACGCGCCCGCGCTGGCGCTGGCCAATGCGCTGGTGGGCAACGATCCGGGCGCGGCGGGGGTCGAATTCGCGATCGGCGGCGCGGTGCTTCAGGCCCATGCCGCCTGCCGCATCGCGGTGACGGGCGGCACCTTCCCTCTGCGCATCGGCGGGGAGGCGCGCGCCCCGAACCAGTCGCACCGCGTCATGGCCGGTCAGCGGATCGAGATCGGGATCGGCGGCGATGCCGCATGGGGCTATCTTGGTGTTTCGGGCGGGGTGGACGCGCCGGTGGTGATGGGCGCGCGCGCCATGCATCTGCGCAGCGGCCTCGGCGCGCCGCTGGCGGCGGGCGACGAATTGCCCCTCGGCCCGCAGGTGCCGGGGCGCACGCTGGCCCCGTTCCGCCCCTTGCCCGGGCGCGGCGAGGGGCCGATCCGCGTCGTCCTCGGTCCGCAGGCGGACAGCTTTTCTGCCGAGGTCATCGCGCACTTTCTGAGCCAGCCCTTCACCGTCAGCCATGAACGCGACCGAATGGCGATGCTGCTCGATGGGCCGTCCCTTCCGGCGGCCAAGGGGCATGACATCGTGTCCGACGGGACGGTGGCGGGATCGGTGCAGGTGCCCGGTTCGGGGCGCCCGCTGGTGCTGATGGCCGAGGGGCAGACGACGGGCGGCTATCCCAAGATCGCGACGGTGATCGGGGCGGACCTGCCGCGCCTTGCCCAAGTGCCGACGGGCCGCGCCGTGCGCTTTCACGCCGTCCCCCGCGCCATGGCCGAGGCGCTGTGGGTCGCCCATCTGGACGCGCTGGCCCGCACGCTCCACCCGCTGAAGGTGACGATCGCGCGGCGCGGCTGA